A genomic window from Gossypium hirsutum isolate 1008001.06 chromosome D12, Gossypium_hirsutum_v2.1, whole genome shotgun sequence includes:
- the LOC107945629 gene encoding LOW QUALITY PROTEIN: lysophospholipid acyltransferase LPEAT2 (The sequence of the model RefSeq protein was modified relative to this genomic sequence to represent the inferred CDS: inserted 2 bases in 1 codon): MAEYDLTSPLLSPRSSDQPQTVLTVDEDSEPSDQSPSNHQPPHQTHNDEKTTLTSSNPYAFLGSDAHSVPAPTTVDPFRNGTPFISGVYEAVKIVLCLPIMLLRLVLFGACLAVGYIATRIALEGWKDKQNPMPKWRCRIMWVTRICARFILFSFGYQWIRRKGKPAPREIAPIVVSNHVSYIEPIFYFYELFPTIVASESHDSMPFVGTIIRAMQVIYVNRFSPASRKNAVNEIKRRASCDKFPRVLLFPEGTTTNGKVLISFQLGAFIPGHPIQPIIVRYPHVHFDQSWGLISLAKLMFRMFTQFHNYMEVEYLPIIMPPDNEKLSAVHFAERTGQAMASALNVVQTSHSYGDLMLLMKAAELQQERPWSYMVEMARIESLYHISSLEAVDFLDKFLSMNPDTSGCVKLHDXFEGLRLKACKLSEEIFGFLDVEKNGSITFKQFLFGVAHVMKKPLFMQACELAFAECDVRGDNYCMKEELSNILRHAIPDLNEDEVHGLLNLFDSNNDGRISRDDFITCLRKNPLLIALFSPRLLQKDFSRGGDRMLQDIV, encoded by the exons CGATCAATCTCCGTCCAATCATCAACCTCCCCACCAAACGCACAACGACGAGAAAACCACCCTCACTTCTTCCAACCCGTACGCTTTTCTCGGGTCGGACGCACACTCTGTTCCGGCACCGACAACCGTCGACCCATTTCGAAACGGAACGCCGTTTATTTCTGGGGTTTACGAGGCAGTAAAGATCGTACTGTGTTTGCCGATAATGTTACTGAGATTGGTCTTGTTTGGGGCATGTTTGGCTGTAGGGTATATTGCTACTAGGATAGCATTGGAAGGGTGGAAAGATAAACAAAACCCAATGCCTAAATGGCGGTGTAGAATCATGTGGGTCACTAGAATTTGTGCTCGGTTTATACTTTTCTCTTTTGG TTACCAATGGATTAGAAGAAAAGGGAAACCAGCTCCAAGAGAGATTGCTCCAATTGTTGTATCTAATCATGTATCATATATTGAACCTATATTTTATTTCTACGAATTGTTTCCTACAATTGTTGCTTCAGAGTCACATGATTCAATGCCTTTTGTTGGAACTATTATTAGAGCAATGCAG GTGATATATGTTAATAGATTCTCACCGGCATCAAGAAAGAACGCTGTAAACGAAATAAAG AGAAGGGCTTCATGTGATAAATTTCCTAGAGTGCTACTATTTCCCGAGGGAACCACGACTAATGGGAAGGTCCTTATTTCGTTTCAACTCGGTGCATTCATCCCTGGTCATCCGATTCAACCTATAATCGTTCGTTATCCTCATGTACACTTTGATCAATCCTG GGGGCTTATATCTTTGGCTAAGCTCATGTTTAGAATGTTTACTCAGTTTCATAATTATATGGAG GTAGAATATCTCCCTATCATTATGCCCCCTGATAATGAAAAACTGAGTGCTGTCCACTTTGCTGAGAGG ACTGGTCAAGCTATGGCAAGTGCTCTTAATGTTGTACAAACATCTCATTCATATGGGGATTTAATGCTCCTAATGAAAGCTGCTGAACTGCAACAA GAAAGGCCCTGGAGTTATATGGTTGAAATGGCCAGGATTGAATCG CTGTACCATATTAGCAGCTTGGAGGCCGTGGACTTTCTGGATAAGTTTCTTTCCATGAATCCGGACACTAG TGGCTGTGTTAAACTTCATGA TTTCGAGGGCCTACGACTAAAGGCATGTAAACTTTCTGAAGAG ATTTTTGGGTTCCTTGATGTGGAGAAGAATGGATCAATTACATTCAAGCAG TTTTTATTCGGGGTAGCTCATGTTATGAAGAAACCACTATTCATGCAAGCTTGTGAATTAGCATTTGCCGAATGTGATGTTAGGGGAGATAACTACTGCATGAAGGAAGAA TTATCAAACATCCTTAGACATGCAATTCCAGACTTGAATGAAGATGAG GTCCATGGACTGTTGAACCTATTTGATTCAAACAATGATGGGAGAATCAGCAGGGATGACTTCATTACCTGTCTGAGAAAAAACCCTTTGTTGATAGCATTGTTCTCACCCAGGTTGCTGCAGAAGGACTTCTCCAGAGGTGGTGATAGAATGTTGCAGGATATTGTTTGA